The Clostridioides difficile genome has a segment encoding these proteins:
- a CDS encoding nitroreductase family protein — MNYKTIILNRKSVREYKKTDIKEEYLNEIKKYSESCKKLVPEIDVDIRVMNRSEVFDNLDKIAGYKGNMIDAPSYIIILSEVKDNYIENSGYIGENIIFKVTDLGIGSCWVTFEDSKKVLDKLGIDSDKEVTGIIAIGYGESASNTKVLNATKTGENYSKSDMQVVSDNSSSRLGVEEVVYMDEWGNNANVNILEERALLDAFHYARLAPSTLNRQPWRFIVDGGVVVLAVRKDGHTNLYEEKIDIGIVMLYFATIISATMFELKWNFGSPDKDYKVPEDYKIVGYCNI, encoded by the coding sequence ATGAATTATAAAACAATCATATTAAATAGAAAGTCTGTTAGAGAATATAAAAAGACAGATATTAAAGAAGAGTATCTTAATGAGATTAAGAAATACTCAGAATCTTGTAAGAAACTAGTTCCAGAGATAGACGTTGATATAAGAGTAATGAATAGAAGTGAAGTTTTTGACAATTTAGATAAAATAGCAGGATATAAAGGAAATATGATAGATGCTCCAAGTTATATTATAATACTATCTGAAGTAAAAGATAATTATATCGAGAATTCAGGATACATAGGAGAAAATATAATTTTTAAGGTGACAGACCTTGGAATAGGTTCTTGTTGGGTTACTTTTGAAGATAGTAAAAAGGTATTAGATAAGCTTGGAATTGACTCAGACAAAGAGGTAACAGGAATTATTGCTATTGGATATGGAGAAAGTGCAAGCAATACTAAAGTACTAAATGCTACAAAGACTGGTGAGAATTATTCAAAATCTGATATGCAAGTTGTTTCAGATAATAGTTCTTCTCGTTTAGGTGTAGAAGAAGTAGTCTATATGGATGAGTGGGGAAATAATGCAAATGTAAACATATTAGAAGAGAGAGCACTTCTTGATGCATTCCATTATGCAAGATTAGCTCCATCTACATTAAACAGACAACCATGGAGATTTATAGTTGATGGAGGAGTTGTAGTTTTAGCAGTTAGAAAAGATGGTCATACTAATTTATATGAAGAAAAAATAGATATTGGTATAGTTATGCTTTATTTTGCAACAATAATAAGCGCAACTATGTTCGAGTTAAAATGGAATTTCGGTAGTCCAGATAAAGATTACAAAGTACCAGAAGATTATAAAATAGTTGGATATTGTAATATATAA
- a CDS encoding metallophosphoesterase, which translates to MIMKVLLTVLVLAILYILYKYETQHIETTEYTIFNEKIPKEFNGFKIVQVSDLHNKVFDKNNNKTLIDKIESLNPDVIFITGDLVDGENKNFQIALDLIDNLVKKYEVYHIIGNHEQKSLIKKYKHLYKDYFKELYSKKIINMENESVRIYKGDSYINLYGLIIPLECYPYFFANNKKLELSDSFVEDKLGKIKENEYNILLAHTPFFFEKYVKWGADLVLAGHVHGGIIRIPFIGGVLSPNREFFPKYDWGKYEKGSSTMVLNKGLGGSKVLVRLNCKPEVVRITLKSN; encoded by the coding sequence ATGATTATGAAAGTTTTATTGACAGTATTAGTATTAGCAATCTTATATATTCTGTATAAGTATGAAACTCAACATATAGAAACAACAGAATATACCATATTTAATGAAAAAATTCCAAAAGAATTTAATGGTTTTAAAATAGTTCAAGTAAGTGATTTACATAATAAGGTATTTGATAAAAACAATAACAAAACATTGATAGATAAAATTGAATCATTAAATCCAGATGTTATATTTATAACAGGAGATTTAGTTGATGGAGAAAATAAAAATTTTCAAATTGCATTAGATTTAATTGATAATTTAGTAAAAAAATACGAAGTATACCATATAATTGGAAATCATGAACAAAAATCTTTAATAAAAAAATACAAACATCTATATAAGGATTATTTTAAGGAATTGTATTCAAAAAAAATAATAAATATGGAAAATGAATCTGTAAGAATATATAAGGGAGATAGTTATATTAATCTATATGGTTTAATTATACCATTAGAATGCTATCCATATTTTTTTGCTAATAATAAAAAGTTAGAATTGAGTGACAGTTTTGTAGAAGATAAATTAGGTAAAATAAAAGAAAATGAGTATAATATACTTTTAGCTCATACACCGTTCTTCTTTGAAAAATATGTAAAATGGGGAGCTGATTTAGTTCTGGCTGGTCATGTTCATGGCGGTATAATAAGAATACCTTTTATTGGAGGTGTACTATCTCCAAATAGAGAATTTTTTCCTAAGTATGATTGGGGAAAATATGAAAAAGGTAGTAGCACTATGGTTTTAAATAAAGGCTTAGGAGGTTCAAAAGTTCTCGTTAGACTTAATTGTAAACCAGAAGTAGTAAGAATTACATTAAAGTCTAATTAA
- a CDS encoding helix-turn-helix domain-containing protein, with amino-acid sequence MDNKFPNVGENLRLLRQDMGISLDKASKLTGVSKAMLGQIERGESSPTVSTLWKISSGFKINFTTLLSENTNTYEVIKKEDVEPIIEQHGNMKLYPIYPFSPQRRFELFIIELEANCTHVSSTHSHVLEEYVLVIEGKLELNVDGKTYILESGHSIRFDGTLEHLYKNLNNGRTVFHNIEVYR; translated from the coding sequence ATGGATAATAAGTTTCCTAATGTAGGAGAAAATTTAAGGTTATTAAGACAAGATATGGGCATAAGTTTGGATAAAGCTTCAAAGCTGACAGGAGTTAGTAAAGCAATGCTGGGACAGATTGAGAGAGGTGAATCAAGTCCAACTGTATCCACCTTATGGAAAATTTCATCTGGATTCAAAATAAATTTTACAACACTATTAAGTGAAAATACAAACACTTATGAGGTTATAAAAAAGGAGGATGTAGAACCTATTATTGAACAGCATGGCAATATGAAGTTATATCCAATATATCCTTTTAGTCCTCAAAGAAGGTTTGAACTTTTTATAATTGAGCTTGAAGCAAATTGTACTCATGTTTCATCTACACATAGTCATGTTCTGGAAGAGTATGTACTTGTAATAGAAGGTAAACTTGAGCTTAATGTAGATGGAAAAACTTATATTTTAGAGTCTGGACATTCAATTAGATTTGATGGAACATTAGAGCATCTATATAAAAATTTAAATAATGGAAGAACTGTATTTCATAATATAGAAGTTTATAGATAA
- a CDS encoding glycyl-radical enzyme activating protein, whose protein sequence is MSKKGKVVKVQHFSVNDGDGIRTTIFLEGCKLKCKWCSNPDSWSNIVKLGVMKDKCISCNRCIDVCPQNISSLFDRTQINNKCNLCGKCVKTCLNDAICIMTEEMNVEEIIKEVEKDFIFFFESNGGVTFSGGEPTLQIDFLRELVDVFYNKGINMAIETCGYFEWDKVKDVFEKIDHIFVDIKSMDDNVHRAYTGVSNKVILENICRLSKLNKSMVIRVPIISGVNDSEENIRNTALFVKQNVLGGKMELLPYHKFGLDKYKALGLEDYMYEFDEICNSHMLKLKEIVELTGVKIIEYK, encoded by the coding sequence ATGAGTAAAAAGGGTAAAGTTGTAAAGGTGCAACATTTTTCAGTAAATGATGGGGATGGAATAAGAACCACTATATTTTTAGAAGGATGTAAATTAAAATGTAAGTGGTGCTCTAATCCAGACTCATGGAGTAATATAGTAAAGCTAGGAGTCATGAAGGATAAGTGTATATCTTGTAATAGGTGTATAGATGTTTGTCCTCAAAATATAAGTTCATTATTTGATAGAACGCAAATCAATAATAAGTGTAATTTGTGTGGAAAATGTGTTAAAACATGTCTCAACGATGCTATTTGCATAATGACTGAAGAAATGAATGTTGAAGAGATTATAAAGGAAGTTGAAAAAGATTTTATATTTTTCTTTGAGTCTAATGGAGGAGTAACTTTTTCTGGAGGAGAACCCACACTTCAAATTGATTTTTTAAGAGAATTAGTTGATGTTTTTTATAATAAAGGTATAAACATGGCAATTGAAACTTGTGGATATTTTGAGTGGGATAAAGTCAAGGATGTCTTTGAAAAAATAGACCATATATTTGTAGATATAAAATCTATGGATGATAATGTTCACAGAGCATATACAGGAGTAAGTAATAAGGTAATACTAGAAAATATATGTAGACTTTCAAAATTAAACAAATCTATGGTTATAAGAGTACCAATTATTTCTGGAGTGAATGATAGTGAAGAAAATATAAGAAATACTGCATTATTTGTAAAACAAAATGTTTTAGGTGGAAAGATGGAATTACTTCCATATCATAAATTTGGACTTGATAAATATAAAGCATTAGGGCTTGAAGATTATATGTATGAATTTGATGAAATTTGTAATAGCCATATGTTAAAATTAAAAGAGATAGTAGAACTTACAGGCGTAAAAATCATAGAATACAAATAG
- a CDS encoding formate C-acetyltransferase/glycerol dehydratase family glycyl radical enzyme produces the protein MSQTDRIEAFRQEYVNSKPMICCERARIFTESHKKTEGEAICIRRAKAFLDACKELPIKIFENELIVGTAGKFRRTGILTPEFSWQWVDKEMDTFDERTQDPYVISKEQIEFIRKEIFPYWKGKSLEEVFLARIPEDTAKILVDTGIIDNDSKWRQAVGEITPDYQDILFVKGYKGIKEEADKKIKELDISISENIEKIDFYKSVSIVADGIMTLANRYSKLAKEMSESEKDSKRKLELIKISQVCKNVPANPPTSFYEAIQFVWFVQLGGVLSENPLALNLGRFDQYMYPYYEKDTREGSITKSEAQELIEALWIKLSEWVWTISANTANYFAGYNQFQNLTVGGKKRNGTDGTNDISYMCLKATESVKTHQPGLSVRISQGAPDDFVMAVAKLVKQGTGFPAIHSDSAGAQMLLQDGYDAEDARDWSNCGCVVPHFRKTGQWTSAVNINFAAALEYAMNEGKSRLTGEKMGLDVKTINEFASFEEVKEAFLKQLAYLIKNSVIGTTVAQQIHKEIVPRPFLSTCVDGCLDKGIDLSKGGAKYNIGPVLTGIGLGVVSNSLAAIKKLVFEDKVTTLEEFTKALNNDWEGYEELRKLALDVPKYGNDNDYVDSLAIEVSDFYYSETRKYKDIFGSKFNSAFMGISNYVPTGKIVGATPCGRKATKPLTEGVSPFVGTDTTSPLAAMKSASKINHDVHTGGTLLNLRFNQDLVETERGLRNLTSMVKSYFALGGFHVQFNTISNDVLLKAQENPEEYKDLLVRVAGYSTQFVNLSREMQDAIIARNSHSKF, from the coding sequence ATGAGTCAAACTGATAGAATAGAAGCATTTAGACAAGAATACGTTAATTCTAAACCTATGATATGTTGTGAAAGGGCTAGAATTTTTACAGAATCACATAAAAAGACTGAGGGAGAAGCAATATGTATAAGAAGAGCTAAAGCTTTTTTAGATGCATGCAAAGAACTTCCTATAAAAATATTTGAAAATGAGTTAATTGTAGGTACAGCTGGTAAATTCAGAAGAACAGGTATATTAACACCAGAGTTTTCTTGGCAATGGGTAGATAAGGAAATGGATACTTTTGATGAAAGAACTCAAGACCCATATGTTATATCAAAAGAGCAAATAGAATTTATAAGAAAAGAGATATTTCCATATTGGAAGGGTAAATCTTTGGAAGAAGTTTTTTTAGCAAGAATTCCAGAAGATACAGCTAAGATATTGGTAGATACAGGAATAATAGATAATGATTCTAAGTGGAGACAGGCAGTAGGGGAAATAACTCCAGATTATCAAGATATATTATTTGTAAAAGGGTATAAGGGTATCAAGGAAGAAGCTGATAAAAAAATAAAAGAACTAGATATATCAATTTCAGAAAATATTGAAAAAATAGATTTTTATAAGTCTGTTTCTATTGTTGCAGATGGTATCATGACATTGGCAAATAGATATTCAAAACTTGCAAAAGAAATGAGTGAATCAGAAAAAGATTCAAAAAGAAAGTTAGAACTTATAAAAATATCACAAGTATGTAAGAATGTACCAGCAAATCCTCCAACTAGTTTTTATGAAGCTATACAATTTGTATGGTTTGTGCAATTAGGTGGTGTTTTATCTGAAAATCCATTAGCATTGAATTTAGGTAGATTTGACCAATATATGTATCCATATTATGAAAAAGATACTAGAGAAGGAAGTATAACTAAATCAGAGGCTCAAGAGTTGATAGAGGCTCTATGGATTAAGCTATCAGAGTGGGTATGGACAATATCAGCAAATACAGCAAATTATTTTGCAGGATACAACCAATTTCAAAACCTTACTGTTGGTGGCAAAAAGAGAAATGGAACTGATGGAACTAATGATATTTCATATATGTGTTTAAAGGCAACAGAAAGTGTAAAAACTCATCAACCAGGTTTAAGTGTTAGAATAAGTCAAGGAGCACCAGATGATTTTGTTATGGCAGTTGCGAAATTAGTAAAACAAGGTACTGGTTTTCCTGCTATACACAGTGATAGTGCAGGAGCACAAATGTTACTTCAAGATGGATATGATGCAGAAGATGCAAGAGATTGGAGCAATTGTGGTTGTGTCGTTCCTCACTTTAGAAAGACAGGTCAATGGACTTCAGCAGTAAATATTAATTTTGCAGCAGCACTAGAATATGCTATGAATGAAGGTAAGAGTAGATTAACTGGAGAAAAAATGGGATTAGATGTAAAAACTATCAACGAATTTGCATCTTTCGAAGAAGTTAAAGAAGCGTTTTTAAAGCAACTAGCGTATCTTATAAAAAATTCTGTTATAGGAACTACTGTTGCTCAACAAATTCATAAAGAAATAGTACCAAGACCATTTTTATCTACTTGTGTAGATGGTTGTTTGGATAAAGGTATTGATTTGAGTAAAGGTGGAGCAAAATACAATATAGGGCCTGTTTTAACAGGTATAGGCTTAGGTGTAGTTTCAAACTCATTGGCAGCTATAAAAAAATTAGTATTTGAAGATAAGGTGACTACATTAGAAGAGTTTACAAAAGCATTAAATAATGATTGGGAAGGCTATGAAGAATTAAGAAAGCTTGCTTTAGATGTTCCCAAATATGGAAATGACAATGATTATGTAGACTCATTGGCTATTGAAGTTTCTGATTTTTATTATAGTGAAACTAGAAAATATAAGGATATTTTTGGTTCTAAGTTTAATAGTGCATTTATGGGTATATCAAACTATGTTCCAACTGGAAAAATAGTAGGTGCAACTCCATGTGGAAGAAAAGCCACAAAACCTTTAACAGAAGGAGTATCTCCATTTGTTGGAACTGATACAACAAGTCCATTAGCAGCTATGAAATCTGCATCAAAAATAAATCATGATGTTCACACTGGTGGAACACTTTTAAACTTGAGATTTAATCAAGATTTGGTTGAAACAGAAAGAGGACTTAGAAATCTAACTTCTATGGTCAAATCATATTTTGCACTAGGTGGATTCCATGTACAATTTAATACAATATCAAATGATGTCTTATTAAAAGCTCAAGAAAATCCAGAAGAATATAAAGATTTATTAGTGAGAGTTGCTGGATATAGTACTCAATTTGTCAATTTATCAAGAGAAATGCAAGATGCTATAATAGCTAGAAACTCACATAGTAAATTTTAA
- a CDS encoding GHKL domain-containing protein: MKRMLIYKKDNKKDKQIVFYTLLGLIYIIVKITRLFNIEENYISNIYYLIDVLVFIVWGIYYNYFYNIGYIKYIIFFFLFNIYYDCFKDVVYRILFFVVTGNVVSSKGWLLASYSDNIKVYIYSNLFIIFVYMILSFLYKRLKLLSQDKRNYVYLLFALMANTMNIIGVYISRKLERFRWLHSEPYYFDNFVNPKLVGASTIVLILLFRQIIKDNKLKSQNELIKNKLDMQYAHYLSIQESHMRVKKLYHDINNHISCIDNLKNDGKEINEYINNLKDEIREFKSIYNTGNMILDIIINEKSEISAKKGIKFICDINFSKVDFIKPIDVSSIFANILDNAIEACEKISDENIDKYIRIKGTITKSFFVLKCENSKANNIISNKNILSTDKIDKFIHGIGIQSIKSSLQEYNGELLFENQKEKFILNIYIPLNQDADSWVD; this comes from the coding sequence ATGAAAAGGATGTTAATTTATAAAAAAGATAATAAAAAAGACAAGCAAATTGTATTTTATACTTTATTGGGATTAATTTATATTATAGTTAAAATAACTAGATTATTTAATATAGAAGAAAATTATATTAGTAATATATACTATTTGATTGATGTTTTAGTATTTATTGTGTGGGGGATATATTATAATTATTTTTATAACATAGGATATATTAAATACATTATTTTCTTTTTCCTATTTAATATTTATTATGATTGTTTTAAAGATGTTGTATATAGAATTTTATTTTTTGTAGTTACAGGTAATGTTGTTTCATCTAAAGGGTGGCTTTTGGCATCTTATTCTGATAATATAAAAGTTTACATATACAGTAATCTATTTATTATATTTGTATATATGATACTTAGTTTTTTGTATAAACGATTAAAATTGCTTAGCCAAGATAAAAGAAATTATGTATATTTGTTATTTGCTCTAATGGCTAACACAATGAATATAATTGGAGTCTATATATCAAGGAAATTAGAGCGGTTTAGATGGTTACATTCAGAACCATATTATTTTGATAATTTTGTAAATCCAAAGCTAGTAGGAGCTAGCACCATTGTTCTTATATTGTTATTTAGACAAATAATAAAAGATAATAAGTTAAAATCTCAGAATGAATTAATAAAAAATAAGTTAGATATGCAATATGCTCATTATTTAAGTATTCAAGAATCTCATATGAGAGTTAAGAAGCTTTATCATGATATAAACAATCATATTTCCTGTATAGATAATCTTAAAAATGATGGGAAAGAAATTAATGAATATATAAATAATTTAAAAGATGAAATTAGAGAGTTCAAATCTATTTATAATACAGGAAATATGATATTAGACATCATAATCAATGAGAAGAGTGAAATATCTGCAAAAAAGGGAATTAAATTTATTTGTGATATAAATTTCTCAAAAGTTGATTTTATAAAGCCTATAGATGTGTCAAGTATATTTGCCAATATTTTAGATAATGCAATAGAAGCATGTGAGAAAATATCAGATGAAAATATTGATAAATATATTAGAATTAAAGGGACTATAACAAAATCATTTTTTGTACTTAAATGTGAGAATAGTAAAGCAAATAATATTATTTCTAATAAAAATATATTGTCAACAGATAAAATCGATAAGTTTATACATGGAATAGGAATTCAAAGTATTAAATCGTCTTTACAAGAGTATAATGGAGAATTATTATTTGAAAATCAGAAAGAGAAATTTATACTAAATATATATATACCATTGAATCAAGATGCTGACAGTTGGGTCGATTAA
- a CDS encoding LytTR family DNA-binding domain-containing protein yields MIRIAICEDEKETQCLIEECLDNILKTINIEYEIQKHSSGEDLLKGSLKDIDILLLDILMEQMNGMDTARKIREVDNKMEIIFITSLIDYVQEGYEVRAYRYLLKPIELEELKKHILTCIKDIETNRNNYIVIKNKSNTYKIYSNEIKYVEIQKKDMLIHTVNKSFGVKYSLGKIEKDLKLDKFVRCHKSFIVNLSYVENIKPNIAILESGEEVPISRYRYKEVKEKFLKFLGDTIC; encoded by the coding sequence ATGATTAGAATAGCGATTTGTGAAGATGAAAAAGAAACACAATGTTTAATAGAAGAATGTCTTGATAATATATTGAAAACTATTAATATAGAATATGAAATACAAAAACATAGTTCTGGAGAAGATTTACTTAAAGGAAGCTTAAAAGATATAGATATACTGCTTCTTGATATACTAATGGAGCAAATGAACGGAATGGATACTGCAAGAAAGATTAGAGAAGTAGATAATAAAATGGAGATAATATTTATAACTTCTTTAATAGATTATGTGCAAGAAGGATATGAAGTAAGAGCTTATAGATATTTATTAAAACCTATAGAATTAGAGGAATTAAAAAAACATATCTTAACCTGTATTAAAGATATTGAAACAAATAGAAATAATTACATTGTAATAAAGAACAAGTCTAATACATATAAGATTTATTCAAATGAAATAAAATATGTAGAAATTCAAAAAAAAGATATGTTAATACACACAGTAAATAAGAGTTTTGGAGTGAAGTATAGCCTAGGAAAAATAGAAAAAGATTTAAAACTAGATAAATTTGTAAGATGTCATAAAAGCTTTATAGTGAATCTAAGTTACGTAGAAAATATAAAGCCCAATATTGCTATTTTAGAAAGTGGAGAAGAAGTACCTATCAGTAGATATAGGTATAAAGAGGTTAAGGAGAAGTTTTTAAAATTTCTTGGTGATACAATATGCTAA
- a CDS encoding DUF2812 domain-containing protein — translation MEKKMKFKFDWYSSPDKIEEWLEDMEEQGYNLYKISKLGGIFYFYKGTPRKIKYAIDYYYDAEEDYFNKHKSRGWNLIFRSIGSFIGTSSWYIWAKTYENTPPKLYSNLDKKDKVKSILFMNLFLFTLLAAIFIYLLFTEIRNLFNGYGVDICTIALQIMLLTLYLVQLYRRIMYYLRIKKLNK, via the coding sequence ATGGAAAAGAAAATGAAGTTTAAATTTGATTGGTATAGTTCACCTGATAAGATAGAAGAATGGTTAGAAGATATGGAAGAGCAAGGATATAACTTATATAAGATAAGTAAGCTTGGAGGAATATTTTATTTTTATAAAGGAACTCCAAGAAAAATAAAATATGCTATTGATTATTATTATGATGCTGAGGAAGATTATTTTAATAAACATAAGTCTAGAGGATGGAATCTTATATTTAGAAGTATTGGGAGTTTTATAGGTACATCTTCATGGTATATATGGGCTAAAACATATGAAAATACACCCCCTAAATTATATAGTAATTTGGATAAAAAAGATAAAGTAAAATCAATTTTATTTATGAATTTATTTTTATTTACTCTTTTAGCAGCTATTTTTATATATTTATTGTTCACTGAAATAAGAAATTTATTTAATGGTTATGGAGTAGATATTTGTACTATTGCATTGCAAATTATGTTATTAACTTTATATTTGGTACAATTATATAGAAGAATAATGTATTACTTAAGGATTAAAAAATTAAATAAGTAA
- the zupT gene encoding zinc transporter ZupT, with protein sequence MSNIVFAFLITLFAGLSTGIGSCIAFFAKKTNTKFLSVSLGFSAGVMIYVSMIEIFPKAQEALTKSMGEKLGSWSTVIAFFVGMAIIAIIDKLIPQEENPHEIKKMENIDEKNVQKNKSLLRTGLFTAMAIAIHNFPEGLATFISALDDPTIAIPIAIAIAIHNIPEGISVSVPVYYATGDKKKAFYYSFLSGMSEPLGAIIGYVLLRNFLNDITLGIVFAIVGGIMVFISLDELLPSAREYGEHHLSIYGLIAGMIVMAISLLLFK encoded by the coding sequence TTGAGTAATATAGTGTTTGCGTTTTTAATAACTTTGTTTGCTGGCTTGTCTACTGGAATAGGAAGTTGTATAGCGTTTTTTGCTAAAAAGACCAATACTAAATTTCTTTCTGTAAGTTTAGGATTTTCTGCTGGTGTTATGATTTATGTATCTATGATAGAAATATTTCCAAAGGCACAAGAGGCTCTAACGAAGTCTATGGGAGAAAAATTAGGGAGCTGGTCAACTGTAATAGCTTTTTTTGTAGGGATGGCTATCATTGCAATTATTGATAAGTTAATTCCTCAAGAAGAAAATCCTCATGAGATAAAGAAAATGGAAAATATTGATGAAAAAAATGTACAAAAAAATAAATCTCTCTTAAGAACTGGGTTATTTACAGCAATGGCTATAGCAATTCATAATTTTCCAGAAGGATTAGCTACATTTATATCAGCGCTGGATGATCCTACAATAGCAATACCAATAGCTATAGCAATTGCTATACACAATATACCAGAAGGAATCTCTGTATCTGTACCAGTGTATTATGCTACAGGAGATAAAAAGAAAGCTTTCTATTATTCTTTTTTATCTGGGATGTCAGAACCTTTAGGGGCAATTATTGGTTATGTACTTCTTAGAAATTTTCTAAATGATATAACACTTGGAATTGTGTTTGCCATTGTTGGAGGTATTATGGTATTTATATCACTTGATGAATTACTACCATCAGCTAGAGAATATGGTGAACATCATTTATCAATTTATGGATTAATTGCAGGAATGATTGTTATGGCTATTAGTTTACTATTATTTAAATAG
- a CDS encoding M20 family metallopeptidase, whose translation MNIKEITNGYKDYVIKLRREFHENPEKSMEEFRTSKRIKEELDKIGVPYVSAGGTGVVATIKGANPGKTVALRGDMDALQVVECTDVEYKSKNEGLMHACAHDGHTSMLLGAAKVLNDIKDDIKGTVKLFFQPGEEVGKGARAMIKDGAMEGVDGVFGIHLWSDVECGTVSVEEGPRMASADFFKITVKGKGGHGSLPHQGVDAVLASSAVVMNLQSMVSREVSPLEPLVVSVGVLNSGTRFNVIASEAVLEGTIRLFNPELRKQIPTILERIAKSTAESYRAEAELEYGYLTPAVINDKECSEIATDAVIKLFGKESIALFEKVTGAEDFAEFMNIAPGALAFVGARNEAKGACYPHHHGCFNIDEDALEIGTALYVQYAVDFLNK comes from the coding sequence ATGAATATTAAAGAAATAACCAATGGATATAAAGATTATGTAATCAAACTTAGAAGAGAATTTCATGAAAATCCTGAAAAAAGTATGGAAGAATTCAGAACATCAAAAAGAATTAAAGAAGAGCTTGATAAGATAGGAGTACCATATGTATCAGCTGGAGGGACAGGTGTAGTTGCAACCATAAAGGGAGCTAATCCAGGAAAAACTGTAGCACTTAGAGGAGATATGGATGCACTTCAAGTTGTTGAATGTACAGATGTAGAATATAAATCGAAAAATGAGGGGCTTATGCATGCTTGTGCACATGATGGACACACATCAATGCTTTTAGGAGCAGCTAAGGTTTTGAATGATATTAAAGATGATATTAAGGGAACTGTGAAATTATTTTTTCAACCAGGAGAAGAAGTAGGTAAAGGTGCAAGAGCTATGATTAAAGATGGCGCCATGGAAGGTGTAGATGGTGTATTTGGAATTCATCTTTGGAGCGATGTAGAGTGTGGGACTGTATCAGTTGAAGAAGGTCCAAGAATGGCTTCTGCTGATTTCTTCAAAATTACTGTAAAAGGTAAGGGTGGCCATGGTTCACTTCCTCATCAAGGTGTTGATGCAGTACTTGCAAGTTCTGCAGTGGTTATGAACTTACAATCTATGGTTAGTAGAGAAGTTAGTCCTTTGGAGCCACTAGTTGTAAGTGTTGGAGTTTTAAATTCTGGAACAAGATTTAATGTAATCGCAAGTGAAGCTGTTCTAGAAGGTACAATAAGATTATTTAATCCAGAACTTAGAAAACAAATTCCTACGATTTTAGAACGTATAGCAAAATCTACAGCAGAATCATATAGAGCAGAAGCTGAGTTAGAGTATGGATATTTAACACCAGCTGTTATAAATGACAAGGAATGTTCAGAGATAGCTACAGATGCAGTAATTAAGTTATTTGGAAAAGAAAGTATAGCACTATTTGAAAAAGTAACAGGAGCAGAGGATTTTGCTGAATTTATGAATATTGCACCTGGTGCATTGGCATTTGTAGGAGCTAGAAATGAAGCTAAAGGAGCTTGTTATCCTCATCATCATGGGTGTTTTAATATAGACGAGGATGCCTTGGAGATTGGAACTGCTTTATACGTTCAATATGCAGTAGACTTTTTAAATAAATAA